From a region of the Castor canadensis chromosome 7, mCasCan1.hap1v2, whole genome shotgun sequence genome:
- the C1qb gene encoding complement C1q subcomponent subunit B, producing MKTQWGDISVLLPLLLSLLQASWAQSSCTGPPAIPGIPGIPGLPGSDGQPGTLGIKGEKGLPGLAGDHGEFGEKGDPGIPGNPGKVGPKGPVGPKGSPGPPGLSGPKGESGDYKATQKIAFSAMRNTNIPLRQNQAIRFESIITNENNNYEPRSGKFTCRVPGLYYFTYHASSRGNLCVILVRGRDRMQKVVTFCDYTQNTFQVTTGSVVLKLEQGEMVFLQATDKNSLLGIEGANSIFSGFLLFPDVEA from the exons ATGAAGACCCAGTGGGGTGACATCTCAGTGCTGCTGCCACTGCTCCTGAGTCTACTCCAGGCCTCCTGGGCACAGAGCAGCTGCACTGGGCCCCCAGCCATCCCTGGCATCCCAGGCATCCCTGGGTTACCTGGCTCTGATGGGCAACCTGGGACACTGGGTATAAAGGGAGAGAAAG GACTTCCAGGGCTAGCTGGAGACCATGGTGAATTTGGAGAAAAAGGGGACCCTGGGATTCCCGGAAACCCAGGAAAAGTTGGCCCTAAAGGCCCCGTTGGCCCTAAAGGTTCCCCAGGGCCCCCTGGACTCTCAGGTCCCAAGGGTGAATCGGGAGACTACAAAGCCACACAGAAAATAGCCTTCTCTGCCATGAGGAACACAAACATTCCCCTCAGACAGAACCAGGCCATCCGCTTCGAAAGCATCATCACCAATGAGAACAACAACTACGAACCACGCAGCGGCAAGTTCACCTGCAGGGTGCCCGGCCTCTACTACTTCACCTACCATGCCAGCTCCCGGGGGAACCTGTGCGTGATCCTCGTCCGCGGCCGCGACCGCATGCAGAAGGTGGTCACCTTCTGTGACTACACCCAGAACACCTTCCAGGTCACCACGGGCAGTGTGGTGCTCAAGCTGGAGCAGGGGGAGATGGTCTTCCTGCAGGCCACCGACAAGAACTCCCTTCTGGGCATCGAGGGCGCCAACAGCATCTTCTCTGGATTCCTGCTGTTCCCGGATgtagaggcgtga
- the C1qc gene encoding complement C1q subcomponent subunit C, giving the protein MDSCWPCRGLLLLLLLLALPLGGQANTSCYGIPGMPGLPGAPGKDGHDGLPGPKGEPGIPAIPGTQGPKGQKGEPGTPGHHGKNGPMGASGMPGDPGPKGPPGEPGEEGRYKQKQQSVFTVTRQTSVYPAANSLVKFNSVITNPQGDYDTSTGKFTCKVPGFYYFVYHTSQTANLCVHLYHSGTKVTTFCDHMSNSKQVSSGGVLLHLQVGEEVWLFVNDYNGMVGMENSDSVFSGFLLFPD; this is encoded by the exons ATGGACAGCTGCTGGCCCTGCCGTGGACTCctcctgctgctgctcctgctggctctaccacttgggggCCAGGCCAACACAAGCTGCTACGGGATCCCAGGGATGCCAGGTCTGCCTGGGGCCCCTGGAAAAGATGGGCATGATGGGCTGCCAGGGCCCAAGGGCGAGCCAG GAATCCCAGCCATCCCAGGAACTCAAGGACCCAAAGGTCAGAAGGGAGAGCCTGGCACACCTGGCCATCATGGGAAAAATGGCCCCATGGGAGCCTCTGGGATGCCAGGGGATCCTGGTCCCAAGGGGCCTCCTGGGGAGCCAGGCGAGGAGGGCAGATACAAGCAGAAACAGCAGTCGGTGTTCACCGTCACTCGGCAGACCTCCGTGTACCCAGCAGCCAACAGTCTGGTCAAGTTCAACTCGGTCATTACCAACCCGCAGGGGGATTACGACACAAGCACAGGCAAGTTCACCTGCAAAGTGCCTGGCTTCTACTACTTTGTCTACCACACATCACAGACGGCCAACCTGTGTGTGCATCTGTACCACAGTGGCACCAAAGTGACCACCTTCTGCGACCACATGTCTAACAGCAAGCAGGTCAGCTCAGGCGGTGTGCTGTTGCACCTGCAGGTGGGTGAGGAGGTGTGGCTGTTTGTCAATGACTACAATGGGATGGTAGGTATGGAGAACTCTGACAGTGTCTTCTCCGGCTTCCTGCTCTTCCCTGACTAG